A genome region from Cucumis sativus cultivar 9930 chromosome 4, Cucumber_9930_V3, whole genome shotgun sequence includes the following:
- the LOC101206481 gene encoding uncharacterized protein LOC101206481 — MTLLKRYVLRLFLSLKYITANVVDRNNGRVVATASTVEHSIKNSLECGRSCNAKAAAIVGEVLAMRLKVDGLEQGQGRGIHADIKKEIEKKGFKNHTKIWAIVNSLKNNGVKLILDNNVDDNAAQSNYQ, encoded by the coding sequence ATGACGCTATTAAAGCGCTATGTATTGCGATTATTCTTATCTTTGAAGTACATAACAGCGAATGTGGTAGATAGAAACAATGGACGAGTCGTTGCAACTGCATCCACAGTGGAGCACTCCATAAAAAACTCACTTGAATGTGGCCGGTCTTGTAATGCTAAGGCAGCAGCAATTGTTGGAGAGGTGTTGGCTATGCGACTCAAAGTTGATGGTCTCGAACAGGGGCAAGGAAGAGGGATTCACGCagacataaaaaaagaaattgagaagaaaggCTTCAAAAACCACACAAAAATCTGGGCTATAGTGAACTCACTAAAGAATAACGGAGTTAAACTCATTCTCGACAACAATGTTGACGACAATGCAGCTCAATCGAACTATCAATAA